From Desulfuromonas soudanensis, the proteins below share one genomic window:
- a CDS encoding PAS domain S-box protein encodes MPRNPSKNRWTIASFGTYAFLLVSIFITELAVMDLGAPLLLRLPRLPAALLDAAILVAVFSLPLLLFCRRLKSGEFGSRRSSWRLFLRVLAAIFLIEFTVMLLLPTLLPDGDFERMGLIDALLTLLLSAPALWWLFRQLELRYRSVPLTDYLNSPPMLFVLLLFLVFLLDLFQELLLPMVWGAQDSSSHKAFHAFFTTLFIAPVLWLLVTRPLIRLARFEQARTRAVYAQVVDAVITFDANGLIECFNPGARRIFGGSAEEMAGRPVASLFRDGERELDRLTRAALTSVKDSDKIPSYELPGCRRDGRVMTMDVSISRIETLGRPEFLLIMRDITERRLADEALQSSERRFRQIFEQSDDAIIFLHPRNHAILDINGTTCDMFGYRREELVGKSLALISSPEDCQRLDALVRRVEKGESSQLENFAGLRKDGAEIILSLRCKIMTLLDQDVLYCTVRNVTDRVRMEAEAREIQSKLIQTNKMTALGLMVSGVAHEINNPNNFILSNAQMLERIWLDACKIFREYHREQGEFCLGGMPYSQIEAHSPQLFAGIVDGSRRISEIVGNLKSFARKETVALNGEVDMNQVSRSAVSILRHEIGRLTDHFSFEPGQGPLSVRGNRQQLGQVVVNLLMNACQALPDRTRGVKLATFLDPETVADDGVTPYAGSISGTNVFNHFSRPPFLQGFFPGDPVAECWVGLNDAVTGQGLLAVPCDGESNFSLTGIPPGTYQLVTWDTPLQALFGFNTVTVPAGLGAGEPVDLGNVLSFRWFGTYEGSVFLDHNQNGFRDCLTAECNDVLQDEIGIPEQVVNIRFRDGTLYQAQPTDVFGGFELSGVFPFFKWLVTEVDFARFKATGMTAVVDAGGEVLPDNGWAMPSRDKLTPQPQAEINPNTGNNLSRTETGPVLTQGLMLFLNQTNTIDWGKHEYAAGENGGISGIVYYAVTRAENDPRYAAGEDWEPGIPRVQVNLYEDFRTNATGVPGPDGRIDDLDGDGVETPADVDNYPFGNFPAAEDRDRNGNGVFDSGDAIQIATTDSWDDNLPSGCIQTLPVIDGETARECFDNFGTWNQVRPALFDGGFAFASYVPGGLFSGRPEVEGLPAGTYIVEAANPRPGVYRLQKEEDKNVDFGEAPIPSPLLLPQLCVGDPHLVPNELALFPGVAIDAPLAGSNQPLCDRKQVELSDRNNTGVNFFYFTEVPKAARVVGFVNNDLAAEFDPTSPIFGEKAAPEWIPVSFRDWQGNEITRVYSDAYGAYNALLPSTFSINVPSATGVAPNMITAVLNDPGPIPDPNNPGQTIIDPNYDERFAVAPWTLNYEVGRTTYLDTPIVPVAAFATIPKGNLDTGVPAGTPVIAGAVGNSGAAAVCTDQAGTTLTITAATSSDGRDNGFGPQRGEVWINGVQIDPAAIVLWTPQTIIVGTSGAASGPLVVVRKDTGKANENGVTVEILADCSPAAGVHSIAGGSLYPYAGGSIQALIDAANPGDLILVGPGSYFENIIVWKPVRLQGSGAGATRIFANPNPAERLQVWHDKTRQILGITDPAVPNPFLANEAPGILVLNAPSALIDGFEISGALSGGGIHVNNDAFGLRISNNTVRSNQGNLGGGIVIGVPDNGLVSGNGDIVITDNRIVANSGVLGPGGIALYGGADNYRVENNRIVGNFSRDSGGGVGHVGLSDGGVIRGNKVLFNEVFYGLLTPGGGHGGGIFVSGEIPPPPAAQLSGGAGNVVIEDNLIQGNLAGAGSGGGIAAYAFNGEDVANNPTNDPAAPDRPWDTLTVRNNLVVNNVAAIGGGGISLQDVVAGTLVHNTVAKNDSTATAALAFNAGNLTFSVPQGAGIISSAHSQSLRGIPGFTQTYSDPVLVNNIVWQNRSFYNDSTINGTAGGLVPASRHQNAEAAYALTHPGYVPDTRSYADYSDLAVSGALAPGDVLHPFFSILTDKAGYDPSNIDFDPGVVKSYENDLQSSTVLDEGGNAITVRFTPLTADAGDYRLLTACSPAVDAGVDPALAPYNSAVNFDFEGDVRPIGAGFDIGADEYDPARETPPGPVLELLNPNGGEKLTAGTQLIARWTGLSGAATYDVGYSLSPGSPFRLIGSGLTGTCLAFAIPSENSGNAVRFGVIARDGGGQVLARDLSDAPMSIVVEALLVPNGNEVLIGGNTATLTWTSRHYAGLVNRVALWYQTEAGAPWTAIGVTTDTGRFDWVVPSLPVTIATARVALSFYGADGKVLASDISAGPFTIISNLPATPAAAPQALQEAAEASLDTGTAGLFSPGAGTPLTSAQAAAATPGVEVFIPAGGEVFTPGESIPLLWTSPSIERVVAGVEVAFSGDGGSTWQIVGEADTDAGYLLWTVPSLEGGTGKGFIEVRRFDAEGSAIDSDRNDAPFTITAPNN; translated from the coding sequence ATGCCCCGGAACCCTTCGAAAAACAGATGGACGATCGCCTCCTTCGGAACCTATGCGTTTCTGCTCGTCAGCATTTTCATCACCGAGCTGGCGGTCATGGACCTCGGGGCGCCGCTCCTTCTGCGCCTCCCCCGGCTGCCGGCCGCCCTCCTTGACGCCGCCATTCTGGTGGCGGTCTTCTCCCTGCCGCTCCTTCTCTTCTGCCGGCGCCTCAAGTCCGGGGAATTCGGAAGTCGCCGCTCGAGCTGGCGCCTTTTTCTCCGGGTTCTGGCGGCGATCTTCCTCATCGAATTCACGGTGATGCTCCTTTTGCCGACCCTTCTTCCCGACGGCGATTTCGAGCGGATGGGTCTGATCGATGCCCTGCTGACCCTTCTGTTGAGCGCACCGGCGCTGTGGTGGCTCTTCCGGCAACTGGAATTGCGCTATCGATCGGTCCCTTTGACCGATTACCTCAACAGTCCGCCGATGCTTTTTGTCCTCCTCCTCTTCCTGGTCTTTCTCCTCGATCTCTTTCAGGAACTGCTGCTGCCGATGGTTTGGGGCGCGCAGGACTCCAGCTCGCACAAGGCGTTCCACGCCTTTTTCACCACCCTCTTCATCGCCCCGGTCCTCTGGCTTTTGGTGACCCGTCCGTTGATCCGTCTGGCGCGCTTCGAACAGGCCCGGACCCGGGCGGTTTACGCCCAGGTCGTCGATGCGGTGATCACCTTCGACGCCAATGGCTTGATCGAATGTTTCAACCCCGGAGCCCGGAGGATTTTCGGCGGCTCGGCCGAAGAGATGGCCGGCCGGCCCGTCGCCTCTCTCTTCAGGGACGGGGAGCGGGAACTCGATCGATTGACGCGAGCGGCCCTGACCTCCGTCAAGGATTCGGACAAAATCCCGAGCTACGAATTGCCCGGCTGCCGGCGCGACGGCAGGGTGATGACCATGGATGTCTCCATCAGCCGAATCGAGACTCTGGGAAGACCTGAATTTCTCCTCATCATGCGGGATATCACCGAGCGCCGGCTGGCCGATGAAGCCCTGCAGTCCAGCGAACGCCGCTTTCGCCAGATCTTCGAGCAGAGCGATGACGCCATCATTTTTCTTCATCCGCGAAACCATGCGATTCTCGATATCAACGGCACGACCTGCGACATGTTCGGCTATCGTCGGGAAGAGCTCGTCGGCAAGAGCCTGGCGCTGATCTCTTCGCCCGAAGACTGCCAGCGACTCGATGCCCTGGTCCGGCGCGTCGAAAAGGGGGAGTCGAGTCAGCTGGAAAATTTTGCGGGATTGCGCAAGGACGGCGCAGAGATTATCCTCAGTCTCAGATGCAAGATCATGACGCTTCTCGATCAGGATGTTCTTTACTGCACCGTCCGCAATGTCACCGACCGGGTCCGCATGGAGGCCGAGGCGCGGGAGATTCAATCGAAGCTGATTCAGACCAACAAGATGACGGCCCTGGGGCTGATGGTCTCGGGTGTGGCCCACGAGATCAACAACCCCAACAATTTCATCCTTTCCAATGCCCAGATGCTGGAAAGGATCTGGCTCGACGCCTGCAAGATTTTCAGGGAATATCATCGGGAACAGGGAGAGTTCTGTCTCGGCGGAATGCCGTATTCCCAGATCGAGGCCCATTCGCCGCAGCTCTTTGCCGGGATTGTCGACGGTTCGCGGCGGATTTCCGAAATCGTCGGCAATCTGAAGAGTTTCGCCCGCAAGGAAACCGTAGCCCTCAACGGCGAGGTCGACATGAACCAGGTGTCCCGGTCGGCGGTCTCCATCCTGCGCCATGAGATCGGCCGCCTCACCGATCATTTCAGCTTCGAACCGGGCCAGGGGCCCCTCAGCGTCAGGGGGAACCGGCAGCAGCTCGGACAGGTGGTCGTCAATCTTCTCATGAACGCCTGCCAGGCGCTCCCCGACAGGACCCGGGGGGTGAAACTTGCGACCTTTCTCGATCCGGAGACCGTCGCCGATGACGGCGTCACTCCCTACGCCGGCAGCATCAGCGGCACCAACGTCTTCAACCATTTCTCCCGGCCCCCCTTCCTCCAGGGGTTTTTCCCCGGCGACCCGGTGGCCGAGTGCTGGGTCGGCCTCAACGACGCCGTCACCGGACAGGGGCTCCTCGCCGTCCCCTGCGATGGCGAGAGCAACTTCAGCCTCACCGGCATCCCGCCGGGGACCTACCAGCTGGTCACCTGGGACACCCCCCTCCAGGCCCTCTTCGGCTTCAACACCGTCACCGTCCCGGCCGGCCTCGGCGCAGGCGAGCCCGTCGACCTCGGCAACGTCCTCTCCTTCCGCTGGTTCGGGACCTACGAGGGGTCGGTCTTCCTCGACCACAACCAGAACGGCTTCCGCGATTGCCTGACGGCCGAGTGCAATGACGTGCTGCAGGACGAAATCGGCATCCCCGAACAGGTGGTCAATATCCGCTTCCGCGACGGCACCCTCTACCAGGCCCAACCGACGGACGTTTTCGGCGGCTTCGAGCTCTCCGGCGTCTTCCCCTTCTTCAAGTGGCTGGTGACCGAGGTCGATTTCGCCCGCTTCAAGGCGACGGGTATGACGGCCGTGGTCGATGCCGGCGGCGAAGTCCTCCCCGACAACGGCTGGGCCATGCCGTCCCGCGACAAACTGACCCCGCAGCCCCAGGCCGAAATCAATCCCAACACCGGGAACAACCTCTCCCGCACCGAGACCGGCCCGGTCCTGACCCAGGGGCTGATGCTCTTTCTCAACCAGACCAACACCATCGACTGGGGGAAGCATGAGTACGCCGCCGGCGAAAACGGCGGCATCAGCGGCATCGTCTACTACGCGGTGACCCGCGCCGAGAACGACCCGCGCTACGCCGCCGGCGAGGACTGGGAGCCGGGCATTCCCCGGGTGCAGGTCAACCTCTATGAGGACTTCCGGACCAATGCCACAGGCGTCCCCGGGCCGGACGGCCGGATCGACGACCTCGACGGCGACGGTGTGGAGACGCCCGCCGACGTCGACAACTACCCCTTCGGCAACTTCCCGGCGGCCGAGGATAGGGACCGCAACGGCAACGGCGTCTTCGACAGCGGCGACGCCATCCAGATCGCCACCACCGACAGTTGGGACGACAACCTGCCGAGCGGCTGCATCCAGACCCTGCCGGTGATCGACGGAGAGACGGCGCGCGAGTGCTTCGACAACTTCGGCACCTGGAACCAGGTGCGCCCGGCGCTCTTCGACGGCGGCTTCGCCTTTGCCTCCTACGTCCCCGGCGGACTTTTCAGCGGCCGTCCGGAAGTCGAAGGGCTGCCGGCCGGCACCTACATCGTCGAGGCGGCCAACCCGCGCCCCGGCGTCTACCGCCTGCAGAAGGAAGAGGACAAGAACGTCGATTTCGGCGAGGCGCCGATACCGAGCCCCCTCCTGCTGCCCCAACTCTGCGTCGGCGATCCGCACCTGGTGCCGAACGAACTGGCCCTCTTTCCCGGCGTCGCCATCGATGCGCCGCTGGCCGGCAGCAACCAGCCGCTCTGCGACCGCAAGCAGGTGGAACTCAGCGATCGCAACAACACCGGGGTCAACTTCTTCTACTTCACCGAGGTGCCGAAGGCGGCGCGCGTCGTCGGCTTCGTCAACAACGACCTGGCCGCCGAATTCGACCCGACCAGCCCGATCTTCGGCGAGAAGGCCGCTCCGGAGTGGATTCCGGTCTCCTTCCGCGACTGGCAGGGGAACGAAATCACCCGCGTCTACTCGGACGCCTACGGGGCCTACAACGCCCTGCTCCCCTCGACCTTCAGCATCAACGTCCCCTCGGCGACGGGGGTGGCGCCGAACATGATCACCGCGGTGCTCAACGATCCGGGGCCGATCCCCGACCCGAACAACCCCGGACAGACGATCATCGACCCCAACTACGACGAGCGTTTCGCTGTTGCCCCCTGGACGCTGAACTACGAAGTGGGGCGCACCACCTACCTCGATACGCCGATTGTGCCGGTGGCGGCTTTTGCCACCATCCCCAAGGGGAATCTCGACACCGGCGTTCCGGCCGGGACGCCGGTCATCGCCGGCGCCGTCGGCAACAGCGGCGCGGCCGCCGTCTGTACCGACCAGGCCGGCACCACCCTGACAATTACGGCCGCAACCTCAAGCGACGGCCGCGACAACGGTTTCGGTCCGCAGCGGGGAGAGGTCTGGATCAACGGTGTGCAGATCGACCCGGCGGCCATTGTCCTCTGGACCCCGCAGACGATCATCGTCGGGACGAGCGGCGCCGCCTCCGGCCCCCTGGTGGTGGTCCGCAAGGACACCGGCAAGGCCAACGAGAACGGCGTCACCGTGGAAATTCTCGCCGATTGCAGCCCCGCGGCCGGCGTGCACAGCATCGCCGGCGGCAGCCTTTACCCCTATGCCGGCGGCAGCATCCAGGCCCTGATCGACGCGGCCAATCCCGGCGACCTGATTCTGGTCGGCCCGGGGAGCTACTTCGAAAACATCATCGTCTGGAAACCTGTGCGGCTGCAGGGCTCCGGCGCCGGGGCGACGCGGATCTTCGCCAACCCCAACCCGGCGGAGCGGCTGCAGGTCTGGCACGATAAGACCCGCCAGATTCTCGGCATTACCGACCCGGCCGTCCCCAATCCCTTCCTGGCCAACGAGGCCCCGGGCATTCTCGTCCTCAACGCCCCTTCGGCTTTGATCGACGGCTTCGAGATCAGCGGCGCCCTGTCCGGCGGCGGCATCCACGTCAATAACGACGCCTTCGGCCTGCGGATCAGCAACAACACCGTCCGCAGCAACCAGGGGAATCTCGGCGGAGGGATCGTCATCGGCGTCCCCGACAACGGCCTCGTCTCGGGGAACGGCGACATCGTTATAACCGACAACCGGATCGTCGCCAACAGCGGCGTCCTCGGACCGGGCGGCATCGCCCTCTACGGCGGCGCCGACAACTACCGGGTCGAGAACAACCGCATCGTCGGCAACTTCTCCCGCGATTCAGGGGGCGGCGTCGGCCACGTCGGCCTCTCGGACGGCGGAGTCATCCGCGGCAACAAGGTCCTCTTCAACGAGGTCTTCTACGGTCTCCTCACCCCCGGCGGCGGCCATGGCGGCGGCATTTTCGTCAGCGGCGAAATTCCCCCGCCCCCGGCGGCCCAGCTCTCCGGCGGAGCCGGAAACGTCGTCATCGAGGACAACCTGATCCAGGGGAACCTGGCGGGCGCCGGCAGCGGCGGCGGCATTGCCGCCTATGCCTTCAACGGCGAGGATGTGGCCAACAACCCGACCAACGATCCGGCCGCTCCCGACAGGCCGTGGGACACCCTGACCGTCCGCAATAACCTGGTCGTCAACAACGTCGCCGCCATCGGTGGCGGCGGCATCTCTCTGCAGGACGTCGTCGCCGGGACCCTCGTTCACAACACCGTGGCCAAAAACGACAGCACCGCCACGGCGGCGCTGGCCTTCAACGCCGGCAACCTGACCTTCTCCGTCCCCCAGGGGGCCGGGATTATCAGCAGTGCCCACAGCCAGTCGCTGCGCGGCATACCAGGCTTCACCCAGACCTATTCCGACCCGGTTCTGGTGAACAACATCGTCTGGCAAAACCGCAGCTTTTACAACGACAGCACCATCAACGGCACCGCCGGCGGCCTCGTCCCGGCCAGCCGGCACCAGAATGCCGAAGCCGCCTACGCCCTGACCCATCCGGGGTATGTCCCGGATACCCGGAGCTACGCGGATTATTCCGACCTGGCGGTGTCCGGCGCCCTGGCTCCGGGGGATGTGCTGCATCCGTTCTTTTCCATCCTCACCGATAAGGCCGGTTACGACCCGTCCAATATCGACTTCGACCCGGGCGTGGTGAAGAGCTACGAAAACGACCTGCAATCGTCCACCGTTCTCGACGAGGGGGGCAATGCCATCACCGTGCGCTTCACCCCCCTGACGGCCGATGCCGGCGACTACCGACTCCTCACCGCCTGCTCGCCGGCGGTGGATGCCGGGGTCGATCCTGCCCTTGCGCCGTACAACAGTGCCGTGAACTTCGACTTCGAGGGCGACGTTCGTCCCATCGGAGCCGGGTTCGACATCGGCGCCGACGAGTACGATCCGGCCAGGGAGACTCCGCCCGGTCCGGTCCTCGAACTCCTCAACCCCAACGGCGGCGAGAAACTGACGGCCGGAACGCAACTGATTGCCCGCTGGACGGGACTGAGCGGCGCCGCCACGTACGACGTCGGCTACTCCCTGAGCCCCGGAAGCCCCTTCCGGCTGATCGGCAGCGGCCTCACCGGCACCTGTCTGGCCTTCGCGATTCCGTCGGAAAACTCGGGAAACGCCGTACGATTCGGCGTCATCGCCCGGGACGGCGGGGGTCAGGTGCTCGCTCGCGACCTCAGCGACGCACCGATGAGTATCGTCGTCGAGGCCCTCCTTGTCCCCAACGGCAACGAGGTGCTCATCGGCGGCAATACCGCCACCCTCACCTGGACCAGCAGGCACTACGCCGGCCTGGTCAACCGCGTGGCCCTCTGGTATCAGACGGAGGCCGGCGCTCCGTGGACGGCCATCGGCGTCACCACCGACACCGGCCGCTTCGACTGGGTCGTGCCGTCGCTGCCGGTTACCATCGCCACCGCCCGTGTCGCTCTCTCCTTCTACGGAGCCGACGGCAAGGTTTTGGCCAGCGATATCAGCGCCGGGCCTTTCACCATCATCTCCAACCTCCCGGCGACACCGGCCGCCGCCCCGCAGGCTCTCCAGGAGGCCGCAGAGGCGTCCCTGGATACGGGTACGGCAGGACTCTTTTCCCCCGGCGCCGGAACGCCCCTGACCTCGGCCCAGGCCGCGGCCGCGACGCCGGGCGTGGAGGTGTTCATCCCCGCCGGCGGCGAAGTCTTCACTCCCGGCGAGAGCATCCCGCTCCTCTGGACCAGCCCGTCGATTGAAAGGGTCGTCGCCGGTGTCGAAGTCGCTTTCAGCGGCGACGGCGGCAGCACCTGGCAGATCGTCGGCGAGGCGGATACGGATGCCGGCTACCTCCTCTGGACGGTGCCGTCCCTGGAAGGCGGCACAGGGAAGGGGTTCATCGAAGTCCGGCGTTTTGACGCCGAGGGGAGCGCCATCGATTCGGACCGCAACGACGCGCCCTTTACCATCACGGCGCCGAATAACTGA
- a CDS encoding ABC transporter ATP-binding protein, translated as MKPLIRTEKVCKIYNSRRPDEFRALEDISLSIDFGEVVVLKGPSGSGKTTLLSLIGCMGRPTSGRIVVGEKDVAKLSERFLTRVRQQTFGFIFQQFNLLRDVTVLENILLPLYPQPTGFAEMEERGRTLLAMLGMEKKEKMKVNKLSGGEQQRVAIARALINDPEIVIADEPTAHLDSKLSADLLAILEDISRMGKTILIATHDPLVFNHPLVLRTISMRDGRIEGGSDQ; from the coding sequence TTGAAACCCCTGATCCGCACCGAAAAGGTCTGCAAAATCTACAACTCCCGACGGCCCGACGAATTTCGGGCTCTCGAGGACATCTCCCTCAGTATCGATTTCGGTGAAGTCGTCGTCCTCAAGGGCCCCAGCGGCTCGGGAAAGACCACCCTCCTGAGCCTCATCGGCTGCATGGGGCGGCCGACCTCGGGGCGGATTGTCGTCGGAGAAAAGGATGTCGCCAAGCTCTCGGAGCGTTTTCTCACCCGGGTCCGGCAACAGACCTTCGGCTTTATATTCCAGCAGTTCAACCTCCTTCGCGACGTCACCGTTCTCGAGAATATCCTTCTGCCGCTCTATCCGCAGCCGACCGGCTTCGCCGAAATGGAGGAGCGGGGGCGCACCCTGCTGGCCATGCTCGGCATGGAAAAAAAGGAGAAGATGAAGGTCAACAAGCTCTCCGGGGGGGAACAGCAGCGCGTCGCCATCGCCCGCGCCCTGATCAATGATCCGGAGATCGTCATCGCCGACGAGCCGACGGCCCATCTGGACAGCAAACTCTCCGCCGACCTCCTCGCCATTCTCGAAGACATCAGTCGCATGGGGAAGACGATCCTCATCGCCACCCACGACCCCCTCGTCTTCAACCATCCCCTCGTCCTCCGCACCATCTCCATGAGGGACGGCCGCATCGAAGGGGGCTCGGACCAGTGA
- a CDS encoding ABC transporter permease, with protein MRHLKILEYALSSLVRRRYKNLAIILVYAFTIAVLSSVLFLTHALKTEASLLLAEAPELIVQKVIGGRHDLVPVAYGEKIAAIPGVAAVVPRFWGYYYDALTKANYTLLAVESDPPALDMVQGRLPDGPGECAIGAGVSQSRNVGTGDDLILVDSENLGVSLEVVGVFRAESRLLTNDLVVLGRNDLTAFFGYPPDLATDISVAVRNPREVNTVAEKIKRILPHSRPISRSEILRTYAGVFNWRSGMMLSVFSAALIAFCILAWDKATGISAEEKREIGILKAIGWETSDILELKFWEGIAVSLTSLLLGLLAAYVHVFFLGATVLTPVIKGWSVIFPTFRLLPAVDFYQVLVIGFLTVTPYVASTVVPSWKAAITDPETAMRG; from the coding sequence ATGCGTCATCTGAAAATCCTCGAATACGCCCTTTCCTCGCTGGTGCGGCGGAGATACAAAAACCTCGCCATCATCCTCGTCTATGCCTTCACCATAGCCGTTCTCTCCTCCGTCCTCTTTCTGACCCACGCCCTGAAGACCGAGGCCTCCCTGCTTCTGGCCGAAGCGCCGGAGCTGATCGTGCAGAAGGTCATCGGCGGCCGTCACGATCTGGTCCCCGTCGCCTACGGCGAAAAAATTGCCGCGATCCCGGGAGTGGCCGCCGTCGTACCGCGGTTCTGGGGGTATTACTACGATGCCCTGACCAAGGCCAACTACACCCTTTTGGCCGTCGAATCCGATCCCCCTGCCCTGGACATGGTTCAGGGACGTCTCCCCGACGGGCCCGGCGAGTGCGCCATCGGCGCCGGGGTGTCGCAATCGAGGAATGTCGGAACCGGCGACGACCTGATTCTCGTCGACAGCGAAAATCTCGGGGTTTCCCTCGAAGTGGTCGGCGTTTTCCGCGCCGAGTCCCGGTTGCTGACCAACGACCTGGTGGTGCTCGGCCGCAACGACCTGACGGCTTTTTTCGGTTATCCCCCCGACCTGGCCACCGACATCTCGGTGGCGGTCCGCAACCCGCGGGAGGTCAATACCGTCGCCGAGAAAATCAAGCGCATCCTTCCCCACTCCCGGCCGATTTCCCGCAGCGAAATTCTCCGGACCTACGCCGGGGTTTTCAACTGGCGCAGCGGCATGATGCTCTCCGTCTTTTCGGCAGCCTTGATCGCCTTCTGCATCCTCGCCTGGGATAAGGCGACCGGAATCAGCGCCGAGGAAAAGAGGGAAATCGGCATTTTGAAGGCGATCGGCTGGGAGACCTCCGACATTCTCGAGCTGAAGTTCTGGGAAGGGATTGCCGTCTCGCTCACCAGTCTGCTCCTCGGCCTTCTTGCCGCCTATGTCCACGTCTTTTTTCTCGGCGCCACGGTTCTGACGCCGGTCATCAAGGGGTGGTCGGTCATCTTCCCGACCTTCCGTCTTCTCCCTGCCGTCGATTTCTACCAGGTTCTGGTCATTGGATTCCTGACCGTCACCCCCTATGTGGCCAGTACCGTCGTCCCCTCGTGGAAGGCGGCCATTACCGACCCCGAAACTGCGATGCGAGGCTGA
- a CDS encoding nitrous oxide reductase accessory protein NosL, producing the protein MTRAGKLLLMMLGLSLFVLPGIVCAEEVSLPGPKERCVVCGMFVAPYPEWVASIEFRDGTTAFFDGPKDMFVYFFDLEKYRPGAKPDDIVAMVVTEYYTARPMPVGEVFFVSGSDVLGPMGYELVPVAGKENAETFMRDHGGKKIMQFNGLDFSEIPAGK; encoded by the coding sequence ATGACGCGCGCCGGAAAACTTCTTCTGATGATGTTGGGTCTATCCCTGTTCGTTCTCCCCGGAATCGTTTGCGCTGAAGAAGTATCGCTCCCCGGCCCGAAGGAGCGATGCGTCGTTTGCGGCATGTTTGTCGCCCCCTACCCCGAATGGGTCGCCTCCATCGAATTCAGGGACGGGACGACGGCCTTTTTTGACGGCCCGAAGGACATGTTCGTTTACTTCTTTGACCTGGAGAAGTACAGGCCGGGAGCCAAGCCCGACGACATCGTCGCCATGGTCGTGACCGAATACTATACGGCGCGGCCGATGCCCGTCGGGGAGGTCTTTTTCGTCAGCGGCAGCGACGTCCTCGGGCCGATGGGGTATGAACTGGTGCCGGTGGCGGGGAAGGAAAACGCCGAAACGTTCATGCGCGATCACGGCGGCAAGAAAATAATGCAATTCAACGGCCTGGACTTCTCGGAAATCCCCGCAGGCAAATGA
- a CDS encoding energy transducer TonB: protein MNRQFRALQYSLAIHLCLLGGLLLGSRYTTPPLTISLIDFSLAESSGPVAEEPSKSVPKARPAPPPVKKGAARPIERRAEKKVDPKALPPVDSVPEPQSVPVQAEQRPQNPEPEAERALPRTLAEEFPSPMPPAASGEGAAAEAGDSESRPFAARDKYLKEHYTYIRALIMKNLLYPAIAREKGWTGQTRVSFVVCENGCVADIRVVTSSGYRMLDKNVIETIKRASPFPPPPVRAEIVLPITYTLN, encoded by the coding sequence ATGAACCGGCAGTTTCGCGCCCTGCAGTATTCCCTGGCCATTCATCTTTGCCTCCTCGGAGGGCTCCTTCTCGGCAGCCGGTACACGACCCCGCCGCTGACGATCTCCTTGATCGATTTCAGTCTGGCCGAATCCTCCGGCCCCGTCGCCGAAGAGCCGTCGAAATCGGTGCCGAAGGCCCGCCCGGCACCCCCGCCAGTAAAAAAGGGGGCGGCCAGGCCGATCGAGAGGCGGGCGGAAAAAAAAGTTGACCCAAAGGCGCTGCCTCCGGTCGACTCCGTGCCCGAACCCCAATCCGTTCCTGTGCAGGCCGAGCAGAGGCCGCAGAACCCGGAGCCGGAGGCGGAAAGGGCTTTGCCGCGGACTTTGGCCGAAGAATTTCCCTCCCCGATGCCTCCTGCCGCCTCCGGCGAGGGGGCGGCTGCGGAGGCCGGTGATTCGGAGAGCCGACCCTTTGCGGCGCGGGACAAATACCTGAAAGAGCACTACACCTACATTCGCGCGCTGATCATGAAAAACCTTCTCTATCCGGCCATCGCCAGGGAAAAGGGGTGGACCGGGCAGACCCGGGTCTCCTTCGTGGTCTGCGAGAACGGTTGCGTGGCCGATATCCGCGTCGTGACAAGCTCCGGCTACCGGATGCTCGACAAAAACGTGATCGAAACCATCAAAAGGGCCTCCCCCTTTCCTCCCCCTCCGGTCAGGGCCGAAATCGTCCTGCCGATCACCTATACGTTGAATTGA
- a CDS encoding ExbD/TolR family protein: MDEKEFDYINVIPFIDIMLVLLVIVLTTSTFIAQGTIPISLPQAAEKEQDALKKLVIEIDKSGAIFLNSRPTSLEGLQTSAGDFPRETPVLIRADRTLVLQVFVEVMSRIKTLGFARVSLQTEFKP; the protein is encoded by the coding sequence ATGGATGAGAAGGAATTCGATTATATAAACGTTATCCCCTTTATCGACATCATGCTCGTCCTGCTGGTCATCGTCCTCACCACCTCGACCTTTATCGCCCAGGGGACGATACCGATCAGTCTCCCGCAGGCGGCGGAAAAAGAGCAGGATGCCCTGAAAAAGCTGGTGATCGAAATCGACAAAAGCGGGGCGATTTTTCTCAACAGCCGCCCGACGAGTCTTGAGGGGCTGCAGACAAGCGCCGGGGACTTCCCCCGGGAAACCCCGGTGCTGATCCGCGCCGACAGGACACTGGTTCTGCAGGTGTTCGTCGAGGTCATGAGCCGCATCAAAACCCTCGGTTTCGCCAGGGTCAGCCTGCAGACGGAATTCAAGCCATGA